A window of the Coleofasciculus sp. FACHB-T130 genome harbors these coding sequences:
- a CDS encoding bifunctional nuclease family protein, translated as MIEMKVAGIALDAVTRSPIVLLKDASERRALPIYIGQDQAKAIISALEKQTPPRPLTHDLLVNILDVWNMTLERIIIHSLQDNTFYAILSVRQGEVKKEIDARPSDAIAIAIRTGSPIWVMEEVIADASIPVDRDADEAERRAFRDFVSKLRPEDLIQRGGSSTES; from the coding sequence GAAATGAAAGTCGCTGGAATTGCATTAGATGCCGTGACGCGCAGCCCGATTGTGTTGCTCAAAGATGCCTCGGAGCGACGAGCCTTGCCAATCTATATTGGGCAAGATCAGGCAAAGGCAATTATCAGCGCTTTGGAAAAACAAACCCCTCCCCGTCCCCTGACTCATGACCTCCTGGTGAATATCCTGGACGTTTGGAATATGACCTTAGAGCGGATCATTATTCACTCGCTTCAGGACAATACCTTTTATGCGATCTTGAGTGTCCGGCAGGGTGAGGTAAAAAAGGAGATTGATGCTCGGCCTAGTGATGCGATCGCGATCGCCATCCGCACTGGCAGTCCGATTTGGGTGATGGAAGAAGTCATTGCTGATGCTTCTATCCCTGTCGATCGCGATGCCGATGAGGCAGAACGCCGAGCCTTCCGTGATTTTGTATCGAAGCTTCGACCGGAAGATTTGATCCAGCGAGGAGGCTCCAGCACGGAATCATAG